One stretch of Numenius arquata chromosome 8, bNumArq3.hap1.1, whole genome shotgun sequence DNA includes these proteins:
- the LRRC42 gene encoding leucine-rich repeat-containing protein 42 codes for MSYCLHSESHLDTGPIYVRENGKLHMVNQGAGGIQNVTPKTRPFRLFSRGFSVELCMNREDDRARRQRTDHFIFTYTKEGNLRYSAKSLFSLVLGYISDNVDHIDSLIGFPEQIAEKLFSAAEARQKFTEPVTGLRALQKFTEAYGNLVLCSLCLRNRYLVISEKLEEIKSFRELTCLDLSCCKLGDEHELLEHLTKEALSSVKRLLLKDNSLSDAGLRRMTAPVRVLKKGLENLLVLDLSCNPKITDVGIGYLLSFKKLNCLDISGTGLKDVNAVIKRIQTQIGLVHSKVPLKEFDHSNCKTEGWAEQTVLQWEQAVMEARKPQDDLRSRTAALRFYGKTHRIEEVVKCKLVGAETKASGNLQFYKEKVQNCHLPLKKEVAGSHELRNNKKRALAEQEKERTSKQKHLCLTVEDWDLLNTY; via the exons ATGTCTTACTGTCTCCACTCTGAAAGCCATTTGGACACCGGGCCGATATATGTGCGTGAAAATGGGAAGCTGCACATGGTAAATCAGGGTGCAGGCGGCATACAAAATGTCACTCCCAAAACAAGACCTTTTAGGCTGTTTTCCAGAGGATTTTCGGTGGAGCTTTGTATGAACAGGGAGGACGATAGGGCAAGGAGGCAGAGAACCGATCATTTCATCTTCACGTACACTAAGGAGGGGAACCTCCGATACTCGGCCAAGTCTCTCTTCAGCCTAGTGCTGGGTTACATTTCTGACAATGTTGATCACATTGACTCGTTGATTGGTTTCCCAGAACAGATTGCTGAAAAGCTCTTTTCAGCTGCAGAAGCAAGACAAAAGTTCACGGAACCTGTAACGGGACTGAGAGCTCTACAGAAGTTTACTGAAGCATATGGCAATTTGGTGCTATGTTCATTATGTTTGCGGAATAG ataCCTGGTTATCTCTGAAAAGCTAGAAGAAATTAAATCTTTCCGGGAGCTGACATGTTTGGATCTCTCCTGTTGTAAACTTGGAGATGAACACGAACTGCTGGAACACCTCACCAAAGAGGCTCTGTCTAG CGTAAAACGGCTTCTCCTGAAGGATAACTCTTTATCAGATGCAGGCCTTCGCAGAATGACAGCACCAGTACGAGTATTGAAAAAGGGACTTGAGAATCTTTTGGTATTAGACTTGTCTT GTAACCCTAAAATCACAGACGTGGGAATTGGATACCTTCTTTCTTTCAAGAAATTGAATTGTTTGGACATTTCTGGGACAGGTCTCAAG GATGTTAACGCTGTCATTAAGCGGATCCAAACGCAGATAGGCCTCGTTCACTCAAAAGTGCCTCTGAAAGAGTTTGATCATAGTAACTGCAAAACAGAAGGATGGGCAGAGCAG ACAGTTTTGCAGTGGGAGCAGGCAGTTATGGAGGCCAGAAAGCCACAAGACGACTTGAGATCCAGAACAGCAGCTCTGCGTTTCT atggCAAAACACACAGAATAGAGGAAGTAGTCAAATGCAAGCTGGTGGGAGCAGAAACAAAAGCATCTGGAAACTTGCAGTTTTATAAGGAAAAAGTTCAAAATTGCCATTTACCTTTGAAAAAGGAGGTTGCAGGCAGCCACGAATTaaggaacaataaaaaaagagctttggctgaacaagagaaagaaaggactTCCAAACAGAAGCATCTGTGCCTCACTGTGGAGGACTGGGATTTGTTAAATACCTACTGA
- the LDLRAD1 gene encoding low-density lipoprotein receptor class A domain-containing protein 1 — MNKTHPQRNGDVAAFDSAKSFSERRDCCHPRSCTWRRVCISAMALLVLMAAVGLAVALGLLQHAPVNRFCTASKNRTGFLCDDRVTCVPASQVCNRVSNCRNGEDEQEELCGDLPHSLPGHLVFRCSNPLVWVYADQRCNGMNDCGDCSDEMGSLAACPLCGLEWWSCSPVLYEYCSCVPRRLCRDGVQHCHSWSDEYICRP; from the exons ATGAACAAAACTCACCCCCAG AGAAACGGTGATGTAGCTGCTTTTGATTCAGCAAAGTCCTTCTCTGAAAGAAGAG ACTGCTGCCATCCACGCAGCTGCACATGGAGACGCGTCTGcatctctgccatggcactgCTTGTCCTCATGGCTGCTGTGGGCTTGGCGGTGGCGCTGGGACTCCTGCAACATGCACCAG TGAACCGCTTCTGTACAGCCTCCAAGAACCGGACAGGCTTCTTGTGTGATGACAGAGTGACCTGCGTCCCTGCCAGCCAGGTCTGCAACAGAGTCAGCAACTGCAGAAACGGAGAGGATGAGCAGGAGGAACTCTGTG GTGACTTGCCCCACAGCCTTCCAGGACACTTGGTTTTCCGCTGCAGTAATCCCTTGGTCTGGGTCTATGCCGATCAGAGGTGTAACGGGATGAACGACTGCGGAGACTGCTCTGATGAGATGGGAAGCT TGGCCGCCTGCCCCCTGTGTGGGTTGGAGTGGTGGAGCTGCAGCCCTGTGCTCTACGAGTACTGCTCCTGCGTCCCCAGGAGGCTCTGCCGGGACGGCGTCCAGCACTGCCACAGCTGGTCCGATGAGTATATCTGCAGACCATGA
- the TMEM59 gene encoding transmembrane protein 59 isoform X2 has protein sequence MSLMPRIHLLFPLTLVRSFWSDMMDSAQSFITSSWTFYLQADDGKIVIFQSKPEVQYVPQLDQETGDTRGPLSLSKTACKLFVVLRNSQTYRGLFEERENDSFFKCLSINSSWILTTTLVLSVLVLLWICCATVATAVEQYVPSEKLSIYGDLEYMNEQKLNRYPSSALVVVRCKTEEHEEAGPLPTKVNLAQSAI, from the exons ATGTCCCTGATGCCAAGAATTCATCTCCTCTTTCCTCTGACGCTGGTGAGATCATTCTGGAGTGACATGATGGATTCCGCTCAGAGCTTCATAACATCCTCATGGACTTTCTACCTTCAAGCAGACGATGGCAAAATTGTCATATTCCAG tCAAAGCCAGAAGTACAGTATGTTCCACAGCTTGATCAGGAAACTGGAGATACAAGAGGACCCTTGTCGCTGAGTAAAACAGCCTGTAAGTTGTTCGTTGTGCTTCGGAA CTCGCAGACATACCGAGGACTTTTTGAAGAGCGAGAAAATGACAGCTTTTTCAAGTGTCTTTCCAT aaattccAGTTGGATTTTAACCACTACGCTCGTCCTCTCGGTGTTGGTGCTGCTCTGGATTTGTTGCGCAACTGTAGCTACAGCTGTAGAACAGTATGTTCCATCTGAG AAGCTGAGCATCTATGGAGATCTGGAATACATGAATGAACAAAAACTGAACAGATACCCATCCTCTGCACTTGTTGTGGTGAGATGCAAGACTGAGGAACATGAAGAAGCAGGACCTCTTCCTACAAAAGTCAATCTGGCTCAGTCAGCTATTTAA
- the TMEM59 gene encoding transmembrane protein 59 isoform X3: protein MSLMPRIHLLFPLTLVRSFWSDMMDSAQSFITSSWTFYLQADDGKIVIFQSKPEVQYVPQLDQETGDTRGPLSLSKTASDLRPGSSQTYRGLFEERENDSFFKCLSINSSWILTTTLVLSVLVLLWICCATVATAVEQYVPSEKLSIYGDLEYMNEQKLNRYPSSALVVVRCKTEEHEEAGPLPTKVNLAQSAI, encoded by the exons ATGTCCCTGATGCCAAGAATTCATCTCCTCTTTCCTCTGACGCTGGTGAGATCATTCTGGAGTGACATGATGGATTCCGCTCAGAGCTTCATAACATCCTCATGGACTTTCTACCTTCAAGCAGACGATGGCAAAATTGTCATATTCCAG tCAAAGCCAGAAGTACAGTATGTTCCACAGCTTGATCAGGAAACTGGAGATACAAGAGGACCCTTGTCGCTGAGTAAAACAGCCT CTGACCTACGTCCAGGAAGCTCGCAGACATACCGAGGACTTTTTGAAGAGCGAGAAAATGACAGCTTTTTCAAGTGTCTTTCCAT aaattccAGTTGGATTTTAACCACTACGCTCGTCCTCTCGGTGTTGGTGCTGCTCTGGATTTGTTGCGCAACTGTAGCTACAGCTGTAGAACAGTATGTTCCATCTGAG AAGCTGAGCATCTATGGAGATCTGGAATACATGAATGAACAAAAACTGAACAGATACCCATCCTCTGCACTTGTTGTGGTGAGATGCAAGACTGAGGAACATGAAGAAGCAGGACCTCTTCCTACAAAAGTCAATCTGGCTCAGTCAGCTATTTAA